cgTCATCACCACCTCCTCCATATGTGTATACGTCTCCACCACCTCCATCACCATCTCCACCACCACCATATTATTACAAGTCTCCACCACCTCCATCACCATCTCCACCACCACCATATTATTATAAGTCTCCCCCACCTCCATCACCTTCACCACCACCTCCATACTACTACAAGTCTCCTCCTCCACCATCACCTTCACCACCACCTCCATATTACTACAAGTCGCCACCTCCACCGTCACCGTCACCTCCACCACCATACTATTACAAATCTCCACCACCGCCTTCGCCATCACCGCCCCCACCATATTATTATAAGTCTCCACCGCCACCTTCTCCTTCACCTCCTCCACCATACTACTACAAATCTCCACCGCCTCCTTCACCTTCTCCTCCACCACCTTATTACTACAAGTCGCCACCTCCTCCATCTCCATCACCACCCCCACCTTATTACTACAAATCTCCACCACCACCTGCTAAATCACCTCCTCCCCCGTACTACTACAGTTCTCCACCACCACCAGTGAAGTCTCCCCCTCCACCATATTACTACTACTCACCACCACCACCGAAGAAATCACCTCCCCCACCATATCATTACACTTCTCCACCACCACCTGTTAAGTCACCACCTCCTCCATACTACTACTCCTCGCCGCCACCACCCAAGAAATCACCTCCTCCACCATATCACTACACTTCCCCACCACCACCAGTTAAGTCACCTCCAACTCCATATTACTACAAGTCTCCATCACCACCACCAAAGAAGTCTTCTCCCCCACCATACTACTATacttcaccaccaccaccaactcaTTACTATCCTCCACATCATCAATTTGTAGTCAAAGTTATCGGAAAAGTCTATTGTTTTAGGTGCCATAATTGGAAGCACCCAGAGATGTCCCACGGCAAGAAACACTTGAAAGGTACCATAGTCTTTATAGTTTATACTAAACTCGTATACTTTATTTTCTATTAGTTTATCATTAAGAATTTATTcaactatatatattttcttctttgttgCTTTGTTCATTATGCTCTtttcaaaattcatatataaATGTGTGTATTTTAATTTAGATCTTTGATCCACTTCTGTTTTCAAAATGTGAAGTtacaattaaaattttaaaaggcCAAGAAGTTTTATAATGCAACaactattataaatataattgtgacaatagaataaaatatattgaaaatgaAAGTAGTTAGTTCTTGCTTGGAAATAGAACTGTAGAAGCATTAATTTATTCACATTGGCAGACAAAAGTCGATATTGGCACACAAGTTGCTACAATAACATGCAATTCATTTccctttttagaaaaataaattttgatcatGTGATGAAattgtttactttattttaaattatgaattgattaatgtattattttttacatGAATTAGGTGCTGTTGTTGAAGTGACTTGCAAGGCTGGTGACAAGGAAATTGTGAGTTATGGCACCACTAAGATCAATGGAAAATTTAGCATCacagttgaaggatttgaatATAGCAAATATGGAGCAAAGGCTTGCAAGGCTAAACTCCACAATGCTCCAAAGGATTCAAAGTGTAGCATTCCTACGGACCTTCATTGGGGAATTAAGGGAGCTAACCTCAAAGTGAAGTCAAAGAATAAATATGAAGTTGTCCTCTATGCAAAACCATTTGCTTATGGCTCTAAGACACCTTATGCAGAATGCAAAAAGCCCAAGCCTACCCCTGCTCCATACTATTATAAATCTCCTCCACCTCCATCACCGACTTATGTTTACAAGTCACCACCTCCTCCATCACCGAAGTATGCGTACAAGTCACCACCTCCCCCAACCCCAACATACGTTTATAAGTCTCCACCACCACCTGCTTACTATTACAAatctccaccaccaccaactAAGTCTCCACcacattattattataaatctCCACCTCCACCATCACCAAAACCTGCACCGATATACTATTATAAATCTCCACCACCCCCGTCACCATCACCTCCACCGCCTTACTATTACAAATCTCCACCTCCACCATCACCAAAACCTGCACCTGTATACTATTATaaatcaccaccaccaccatcacCTTCTCCCCCACCTCCTTACTACTATAAGTCCCCTCCACCACCATCACCAAAACCTGCACCGGTATACTATTATaaatcaccaccaccaccatcacCTTCTCCCCCACCTCCTTACTACTACAAGTCTCCTCCACCACCATCGCCATCTCCTCCTCCACCATACTATTACAAGTCTCCACCACCACCATCGCCATCA
This Solanum dulcamara chromosome 1, daSolDulc1.2, whole genome shotgun sequence DNA region includes the following protein-coding sequences:
- the LOC129895474 gene encoding extensin-2-like, producing MRLNGGGPAKGRQYLPQILVALAILAVANVVSADPYVYSSPPPPMYEYKSPPPPSPSPPPPYVYKSPPPPSPSPPPPYVYKSPPPPSPSPPPPYVYKSPPPPSSSPPPPYVYTSPPPPSPSPPPPYYYKSPPPPSPSPPPPYYYKSPPPPSPSPPPPYYYKSPPPPSPSPPPPYYYKSPPPPSPSPPPPYYYKSPPPPSPSPPPPYYYKSPPPPSPSPPPPYYYKSPPPPSPSPPPPYYYKSPPPPSPSPPPPYYYKSPPPPAKSPPPPYYYSSPPPPVKSPPPPYYYYSPPPPKKSPPPPYHYTSPPPPVKSPPPPYYYSSPPPPKKSPPPPYHYTSPPPPVKSPPTPYYYKSPSPPPKKSSPPPYYYTSPPPPTHYYPPHHQFVVKVIGKVYCFRCHNWKHPEMSHGKKHLKGAVVEVTCKAGDKEIVSYGTTKINGKFSITVEGFEYSKYGAKACKAKLHNAPKDSKCSIPTDLHWGIKGANLKVKSKNKYEVVLYAKPFAYGSKTPYAECKKPKPTPAPYYYKSPPPPSPTYVYKSPPPPSPKYAYKSPPPPTPTYVYKSPPPPAYYYKSPPPPTKSPPHYYYKSPPPPSPKPAPIYYYKSPPPPSPSPPPPYYYKSPPPPSPKPAPVYYYKSPPPPSPSPPPPYYYKSPPPPSPKPAPVYYYKSPPPPSPSPPPPYYYKSPPPPSPSPPPPYYYKSPPPPSPSPPPPYYYKSPPPPSPSPPPPYYYKSPPPPSPSPPPPYYYKSPPPPSPSPPPPYYYKSPPPPSPSPPPPYYYKSPPPPSPSPPPPYYYKSPPPPSPSPPPPYYYKSPPPPSPSPPPPYYYKSPPPPSPSPPPPYYYKSPPPPVKSPPPPYYYSSPPPPVKSPPPPVYIYASPPPPVHY